In the Orenia marismortui DSM 5156 genome, one interval contains:
- the lon gene encoding endopeptidase La, producing the protein MAENVNDEKKMKNSIPLLALRGLVVFPNMIIPLLVGRDKSLEALENAMVDNKKILLSAQHDEVVEETTQDDIYDIGTIAEVKQLMRLPDGTVKILVEGLSRARITEYIQEDPYYEVEFEEIEMDEEINTEIEALMRSVSGSFEEYIKLNKGIPPEAMMTIANIDDPDRLVDIIVSHMSLKTSQQQDILSSILYEERLRKLYKILDKEIEILRVKNKINDEVKKQVEKRQKEYYLKEQMKAIKKELGEDNSFSEEIEDYNQKVEETDLPKEVEEKVLDELDKLKKMPRNSNEAVVVRNYLDCIFDLPWNKYSEDKLVIDEVEEKLEENHYGLDDVKERILEYLSVRKLSDNLKSPILCLVGPPGVGKTSLGKSIANAIDREFVRLSLGGVRDEAEIRGHRRTYIGARPGRIINAMRDAGTMNPIFLLDEIDKITSDFRGDPAAALLEVLDPEQNDDFTDHFLELPFDLSDVMFITTANSVSDIPRPLLDRMELITISGYTEAEKIEIAKAHLLPQQLDNHGLEIDKFNLSDNALRKTIRNYTREAGVRNLERTLASICRKVAKEVVEGKETGTRIDTRNLKKYLGIAKYEYGKVENENRIGVVTGLAWTQLGGDILDIEVSIIPGDGKLILTGKLGDVMKESARIALSYTRTKEEEFDFPEKFYKKYDIHVHVPEGAIPKDGPSAGITLATALISALSNTPVSGEVAMTGEVTLRGRVLPVGGIKSKVLAAHRAGIKKVILCKKNKKSLEEVPDNIKRDLDFVLVENMDQVLVEAMVKDGEEVEDK; encoded by the coding sequence ATGGCTGAAAATGTGAATGATGAAAAGAAGATGAAAAATAGTATACCATTACTAGCATTAAGAGGGCTAGTAGTATTTCCTAATATGATAATTCCCTTATTAGTAGGAAGAGATAAATCTTTAGAAGCTTTAGAAAATGCTATGGTAGATAATAAAAAGATATTATTATCTGCACAGCATGATGAAGTTGTTGAGGAAACAACTCAAGATGATATTTATGATATAGGTACTATTGCAGAAGTAAAGCAATTAATGAGGTTGCCAGATGGTACTGTGAAGATATTAGTAGAAGGTTTAAGTAGAGCTAGAATCACTGAATACATACAAGAAGATCCTTATTATGAGGTTGAATTTGAAGAGATAGAAATGGATGAAGAAATTAATACTGAAATAGAAGCTCTTATGAGAAGTGTAAGTGGAAGTTTTGAAGAGTATATTAAGTTAAATAAAGGAATTCCACCAGAAGCAATGATGACCATAGCTAATATTGATGATCCAGATAGATTGGTAGATATTATTGTTTCACATATGTCCTTGAAGACAAGTCAACAGCAAGATATTTTATCTTCTATCTTATATGAAGAAAGGTTAAGGAAATTATATAAGATATTAGATAAAGAGATAGAGATTTTAAGAGTTAAAAATAAGATTAATGATGAAGTGAAGAAGCAAGTAGAAAAAAGGCAAAAAGAGTATTACTTAAAAGAACAAATGAAGGCAATAAAGAAAGAGCTAGGCGAAGATAATAGTTTTTCTGAGGAAATAGAAGATTATAACCAGAAAGTTGAAGAAACTGATCTACCCAAAGAAGTTGAAGAAAAAGTATTAGATGAACTAGATAAGCTAAAGAAGATGCCTAGAAATTCTAATGAAGCTGTGGTAGTTAGAAATTATTTGGATTGCATCTTTGATTTACCATGGAATAAATACAGTGAAGATAAATTAGTAATTGATGAAGTGGAAGAAAAGTTAGAAGAGAATCATTATGGATTAGATGATGTTAAAGAAAGAATATTAGAATATTTGTCAGTTAGAAAATTAAGCGATAATTTAAAAAGTCCAATCCTATGTTTAGTAGGTCCTCCTGGGGTCGGAAAAACCTCATTGGGTAAATCTATTGCTAATGCTATAGATAGAGAATTTGTTAGACTATCTTTAGGAGGGGTTAGAGATGAAGCTGAAATTAGGGGGCATCGCCGTACATATATAGGTGCTAGACCTGGTAGAATAATAAATGCTATGCGTGATGCAGGTACTATGAATCCTATATTTTTATTAGATGAAATTGATAAGATTACTAGTGATTTCAGAGGAGATCCTGCTGCAGCTTTATTAGAAGTGTTAGATCCAGAACAAAATGATGATTTTACTGATCATTTTTTAGAGTTACCTTTTGATTTATCAGATGTAATGTTTATCACAACTGCAAATTCAGTTTCTGATATACCTAGACCACTATTAGATAGAATGGAGCTAATAACTATTTCTGGATATACAGAGGCAGAAAAGATAGAAATAGCTAAAGCCCATTTGCTGCCACAGCAATTAGATAATCATGGGCTAGAAATAGATAAATTTAATTTGTCGGATAATGCTTTACGCAAGACAATTAGAAATTATACTCGAGAAGCAGGAGTTAGAAATTTAGAAAGAACTCTAGCATCTATTTGTAGAAAAGTGGCTAAAGAGGTTGTAGAGGGCAAAGAAACTGGAACTAGAATAGATACTAGAAACTTGAAAAAATATTTAGGAATAGCTAAATATGAATATGGTAAAGTAGAGAACGAAAATAGAATCGGAGTAGTAACTGGTCTAGCCTGGACTCAATTAGGTGGAGATATATTAGATATAGAAGTATCTATAATCCCAGGTGATGGTAAGTTGATTTTAACTGGTAAATTAGGAGATGTAATGAAAGAATCCGCTCGAATAGCTTTAAGTTATACACGGACTAAGGAAGAAGAATTTGATTTCCCTGAAAAATTCTATAAGAAATATGATATTCATGTTCATGTACCTGAAGGAGCTATACCTAAAGATGGCCCTTCTGCAGGAATTACTTTAGCAACAGCTTTAATTTCTGCATTATCTAATACCCCTGTAAGTGGTGAAGTAGCTATGACTGGAGAGGTAACTTTGCGAGGAAGAGTACTACCAGTAGGTGGAATCAAGAGCAAAGTATTAGCTGCTCATAGAGCAGGTATTAAGAAGGTTATATTATGTAAGAAGAATAAGAAATCTTTAGAGGAAGTTCCTGATAATATTAAACGGGATTTAGATTTTGTATTAGTTGAAAATATGGATCAAGTACTAGTTGAAGCAATGGTTAAGGATGGTGAAGAAGTTGAAGATAAATAA
- the yihA gene encoding ribosome biogenesis GTP-binding protein YihA/YsxC, translating into MKINNPEYISSAVNAKDYPFHYLPEIALAGRSNVGKSSLINKVVNRKKMAFTSSKPGKTQTINFYQIDNYFYFVDLPGYGFAKVSKAEKEEWGRMIEGYLLNRSNLEAILLVIDARHKPTKDDIQMFNWIVQMNMPALVVATKIDKIKKSQRKKQEKLIKNTLGINQFTPFTFFSAETGEGKNEVFKFIGRFVD; encoded by the coding sequence TTGAAGATAAATAATCCAGAGTATATATCAAGTGCAGTAAATGCTAAAGACTATCCGTTTCATTATCTACCTGAGATTGCTTTAGCGGGAAGATCTAATGTTGGAAAATCTTCTTTGATTAATAAGGTGGTAAACAGAAAGAAGATGGCTTTTACAAGTTCTAAACCTGGTAAGACACAAACTATTAATTTTTATCAAATAGATAATTACTTCTATTTTGTAGATTTACCTGGTTATGGTTTTGCTAAAGTATCAAAGGCTGAGAAAGAAGAATGGGGAAGGATGATTGAAGGTTATTTATTAAACCGTTCTAACTTAGAAGCTATATTACTTGTAATTGATGCAAGGCACAAACCTACTAAAGATGATATTCAGATGTTTAATTGGATAGTACAGATGAATATGCCTGCATTAGTTGTAGCTACAAAAATAGATAAGATTAAAAAAAGTCAGAGAAAAAAGCAAGAAAAATTAATTAAGAATACTTTAGGAATAAATCAATTTACACCTTTTACTTTCTTTTCTGCTGAGACAGGTGAAGGTAAGAATGAAGTATTTAAGTTTATTGGTCGATTTGTAGATTAA
- a CDS encoding flavodoxin family protein: MNYRCLTILGSPNNHGNNALILNKVIEGIKENNPNIQFTNIKINNLNINPCSACNNCEQKKGCILEDDMTEIYTKLNQSDIIIVAAPLYFNSLPAQLKALIDRCQAIWGSKYRLNDSMIDKKENKIGGFISTAGQKLTSDRFKYVSGTMDLFFKAINTTYYDNFFLGNIDKYPARNRIKLSKDSKKFGKRLINKLKERD; encoded by the coding sequence ATGAATTATCGATGTTTAACTATCTTAGGTAGTCCTAATAACCATGGTAATAATGCTTTAATCTTAAATAAGGTAATTGAAGGTATAAAAGAGAATAATCCTAATATACAATTTACAAATATTAAGATTAATAATCTAAATATTAATCCTTGCTCAGCCTGTAATAATTGTGAACAGAAAAAAGGATGTATTCTTGAAGATGATATGACAGAAATTTATACTAAATTAAATCAATCAGATATAATAATTGTTGCTGCTCCCCTTTATTTTAATAGCCTTCCAGCACAGTTAAAAGCATTAATTGATCGCTGCCAAGCTATTTGGGGAAGTAAATATCGATTAAATGATTCAATGATTGATAAAAAAGAAAATAAAATTGGAGGCTTTATCTCTACTGCCGGTCAGAAATTAACATCCGACAGATTCAAATATGTAAGTGGTACTATGGATTTATTCTTTAAAGCTATCAATACTACATATTATGATAACTTTTTCTTGGGTAATATTGATAAATATCCAGCAAGAAATAGAATTAAATTATCAAAGGACAGCAAAAAATTTGGAAAAAGATTAATAAATAAATTAAAAGAGAGGGATTAA
- a CDS encoding valine--tRNA ligase, whose product MIEEKKNLSTTYDPSQVEEKWYDYWIENNHFHANPNEEKESFTIMMPPPNVTGQLHIGHALTMTFQDILTRWKRMQGYEALWLPGTDHASIATEVKVVNKMREEEGVGKEEVGREGFLERAWKWKEEYGGRITKQLRKLGVSCDWDRERFTMDEGCNEAVKEAFVQLYEKGLIYQGDYIVNWCPECMTTLSDVEVEHEDKPGKLYHIRYNIKDSDNYIVVATTRPETLLGDSGVAVNPDDERYEDIIGKKVIVPVVNREIEIVADDYVDSEFGTGLVKVTPAHDPNDFEIGERHDLEIIKVIGDDAIMTKEAGKYEGLDRYECRQQLINDLKSAGLLEKIEEHDHSVGQCYRCDTTIEPLVSKQWFVAMEELAKPAIEAVRNKDINFVPERFSKVYFNWMENIRDWCISRQLWWGHQIPVWYCQDCDEVIVRTEEPTECPKCSSTNLKQDEDVLDTWFSSGLWPFSTLGWPEETEELKYFYPTDVLVTGRDIIFFWVARMIFMALECKGEIPFKDIYIHGLVRDAEGRKMSKSLGNGIDPIEVIDQFGTDTLRFTLITGNTPGNDIRYREERVEASRNFANKLWNASRFVLMNLEDFDLEDVDYSTLEYTLADQWIISRLNKKINQVTKLLEEYQFGQVSQELYDFVWREFCDWYIELVKPRLYQKDNQIARQTAQYVTWFVLDNILRLLHPFMPFITEEIWQYLSAEEEESLMISYWPEVDNLSVNHKAEAKMEVIMELIRSIRNIRNEMKVNPGKKITAILTSESDEKLVIATEGKDYISDLANVDDLTIIRELEDRPEQASTAITNEVEIILPLAGMVDINKEIIRLEEEIEKMESEIKRAVGKLSNKGFVDNAPDHLVEEEKRKKDEYTAKKEQLEERLNSLKSIN is encoded by the coding sequence ATGATTGAAGAGAAGAAGAATTTATCAACAACCTATGATCCAAGTCAAGTAGAGGAGAAGTGGTATGATTATTGGATAGAAAATAACCATTTTCATGCTAATCCTAATGAGGAAAAGGAATCATTTACTATTATGATGCCACCTCCAAATGTAACGGGGCAGTTACATATTGGTCATGCTTTGACTATGACTTTCCAAGATATATTGACACGTTGGAAGAGAATGCAAGGTTATGAAGCATTATGGTTACCAGGAACAGACCATGCTAGTATTGCTACTGAGGTTAAAGTAGTTAATAAGATGCGTGAAGAAGAAGGGGTAGGTAAAGAAGAGGTTGGAAGAGAAGGATTTTTAGAGAGAGCATGGAAGTGGAAAGAAGAGTATGGTGGAAGAATTACCAAGCAGCTTAGAAAATTAGGAGTTTCCTGTGATTGGGACAGAGAGAGATTTACTATGGATGAAGGTTGTAATGAAGCGGTTAAAGAAGCCTTTGTTCAACTATATGAGAAAGGGTTAATCTATCAAGGAGACTATATTGTAAACTGGTGTCCTGAATGTATGACTACTTTATCTGATGTTGAGGTAGAGCATGAGGATAAGCCAGGAAAGTTATACCATATTAGATATAATATCAAAGATAGTGATAATTATATTGTAGTAGCTACTACTCGTCCAGAAACATTACTTGGAGATAGTGGAGTAGCAGTAAATCCTGATGATGAACGTTATGAAGATATAATTGGTAAGAAGGTTATAGTACCAGTTGTTAATCGAGAGATTGAGATAGTAGCAGATGATTATGTAGATTCTGAGTTTGGAACTGGATTAGTTAAAGTAACGCCTGCTCATGACCCTAATGACTTTGAGATTGGAGAGCGCCATGATTTGGAGATTATCAAAGTGATTGGTGATGATGCAATTATGACTAAAGAAGCTGGTAAATATGAAGGCTTAGACCGTTATGAATGTCGCCAACAATTGATTAATGATTTAAAATCAGCTGGATTACTTGAAAAGATAGAAGAACATGATCATTCTGTAGGCCAATGTTACCGTTGTGATACAACTATCGAGCCTTTAGTATCTAAACAATGGTTTGTTGCTATGGAAGAGTTAGCAAAGCCTGCTATTGAAGCAGTTAGAAATAAGGATATAAACTTTGTACCAGAAAGATTTTCTAAGGTTTACTTCAATTGGATGGAGAATATTAGAGATTGGTGTATCTCTCGTCAATTATGGTGGGGACACCAGATTCCAGTATGGTATTGCCAAGATTGTGATGAAGTAATTGTAAGGACAGAAGAGCCAACAGAATGTCCAAAGTGTAGCAGTACTAATTTAAAGCAAGATGAAGATGTACTTGATACTTGGTTTAGCTCTGGATTATGGCCATTCTCTACTTTAGGTTGGCCTGAAGAGACTGAAGAGTTGAAATATTTCTATCCTACAGATGTATTAGTAACTGGTAGAGATATAATTTTCTTTTGGGTAGCTAGAATGATCTTTATGGCATTAGAATGTAAAGGTGAGATACCATTTAAAGATATCTATATTCATGGACTTGTTAGAGATGCAGAAGGTCGCAAGATGAGTAAGTCTTTAGGTAATGGTATAGACCCAATCGAGGTAATTGATCAGTTTGGTACAGATACATTACGCTTTACTTTAATTACTGGAAATACTCCAGGTAATGATATTCGTTATCGTGAAGAACGAGTAGAAGCAAGCCGTAACTTTGCTAATAAATTATGGAATGCTTCCCGGTTTGTATTGATGAATTTAGAAGATTTTGATTTAGAAGATGTAGATTATTCTACTTTAGAATATACTCTAGCTGATCAATGGATTATCAGTAGATTGAATAAGAAGATTAATCAAGTGACTAAATTATTAGAGGAGTATCAATTTGGTCAAGTATCTCAAGAACTATATGATTTTGTTTGGAGAGAGTTCTGTGATTGGTATATTGAATTAGTAAAGCCTAGATTATATCAAAAGGATAATCAAATAGCCCGTCAGACTGCTCAATATGTAACATGGTTTGTTTTAGATAATATTTTAAGATTATTGCATCCATTTATGCCATTTATCACAGAAGAGATCTGGCAATATCTAAGTGCTGAAGAAGAAGAAAGCCTAATGATCTCTTATTGGCCTGAAGTAGACAACTTATCTGTAAATCATAAAGCAGAAGCTAAGATGGAAGTTATAATGGAACTAATTCGTAGCATCAGAAATATTAGAAATGAGATGAAGGTTAATCCAGGGAAGAAGATTACAGCTATCTTAACTTCAGAGTCAGATGAAAAGTTAGTAATTGCAACAGAAGGAAAAGATTATATATCTGATTTAGCCAATGTGGATGATTTGACTATTATTAGGGAATTAGAAGATAGACCTGAGCAAGCTTCTACAGCAATTACAAATGAAGTTGAGATTATATTACCACTTGCAGGAATGGTAGATATCAACAAAGAGATTATTAGACTAGAAGAAGAGATTGAAAAGATGGAATCAGAGATTAAGCGAGCAGTAGGTAAGTTATCTAATAAGGGATTTGTAGATAATGCTCCAGACCATCTTGTAGAAGAAGAGAAAAGAAAGAAAGATGAATATACTGCTAAGAAGGAACAACTTGAGGAACGTTTAAATAGTCTTAAAAGTATAAATTAA
- a CDS encoding ankyrin repeat domain-containing protein, giving the protein MIEAIKLFSTIELDENTKIKLEDKFKENIVQIIDDQFLINRLVITGLIIFILKEEKIKRNLLEFFTTNLNLEFNSLDELLEVKYITLLLFREVLLRQKLEYDLILILINRLEDISEEDKDLITYKQVVNFLYELKDKIDSKFYTININSTSLSDFERIILVAINLLEYKKNIKKIDDLMWLKATLDKLGTDPEEYITVESFYRYLINNLEILNLLYRYISKDKLNKLESFEAPLVIGLSIIKFSALDDKEQQLAYINKFLIKKSFFSIKKNLTYIDLTIRLILDLSLVWKVVDEKKIIKFDRDSARKGFEENTLKEKSNNYSSLVLEDEKRQNGKRLLTALKKNDLEIVNKLLNRRIDVNYSDNRHRTSLMYAIKFEREEIVKKILNLGADINVCDNKGKTPLVEAIAANNKNIVKILLKANCDTDIRYRSYTPLELAMIWNRKEIIPLLKKGS; this is encoded by the coding sequence ATGATAGAGGCAATAAAATTATTTTCTACTATTGAATTAGATGAGAATACTAAGATTAAATTAGAAGATAAGTTTAAAGAGAATATAGTACAAATCATAGATGATCAGTTTTTAATAAATAGATTGGTTATAACAGGTTTAATAATATTTATTTTGAAAGAAGAAAAAATTAAAAGGAATCTGCTAGAGTTCTTTACTACAAATTTAAATTTAGAGTTCAATAGTTTAGATGAATTGTTAGAAGTTAAATATATTACCCTTTTACTGTTTAGAGAAGTTTTACTAAGGCAGAAACTGGAGTATGATTTGATTTTAATATTGATTAATAGATTAGAAGATATTTCTGAAGAAGATAAGGATTTGATTACATATAAACAAGTAGTAAATTTTCTTTATGAGTTAAAAGATAAGATTGATTCTAAATTTTATACTATAAATATTAATTCTACTTCACTCTCTGATTTTGAAAGGATAATTTTAGTTGCTATTAACTTATTAGAATATAAGAAAAACATAAAAAAAATTGATGATCTAATGTGGTTAAAAGCTACTTTGGACAAGCTGGGAACAGATCCAGAAGAGTATATTACTGTAGAATCTTTTTATAGATATCTAATTAATAATTTAGAAATATTAAATTTATTATATAGATATATTTCTAAAGATAAATTAAATAAATTAGAAAGCTTTGAAGCTCCTCTTGTTATTGGCTTGTCAATAATTAAATTTTCTGCATTAGATGATAAAGAGCAACAATTGGCCTATATTAATAAATTTTTAATAAAAAAATCTTTTTTTAGTATTAAGAAAAATTTAACATATATCGATTTAACTATTCGTTTAATCTTAGATTTATCATTAGTATGGAAAGTTGTTGATGAGAAGAAGATTATTAAATTTGATCGAGACAGTGCTAGGAAAGGTTTTGAAGAAAATACACTAAAAGAAAAATCTAATAATTACAGTAGTTTAGTTTTAGAAGATGAAAAAAGGCAGAATGGAAAACGTTTATTAACTGCTTTAAAAAAGAATGATTTAGAAATTGTCAATAAATTATTAAATAGAAGAATAGATGTTAATTATAGTGATAATCGCCATAGGACTTCTTTAATGTATGCAATTAAATTTGAAAGAGAAGAAATAGTGAAGAAAATATTGAATTTAGGTGCAGATATTAATGTTTGTGATAACAAAGGTAAAACTCCTTTGGTAGAAGCTATTGCAGCGAATAATAAAAATATAGTCAAAATTTTATTAAAAGCTAATTGTGATACTGATATTAGATACAGAAGCTATACACCATTAGAACTAGCTATGATATGGAATCGAAAGGAGATAATACCACTCTTGAAAAAAGGAAGTTAA
- a CDS encoding ankyrin repeat domain-containing protein produces the protein MNDLLDLFGLPDLDEVEEENGNVDSGDIEVLEVKDLIDLFNTSFLEEINSEEIKSDIEDKINDIKNNQKMISRIALNSTTILTIKEEKLKNNNFLELFWKKSLSLAEQDLNLNLARYAACQFLQCIEDKNILTWELILALIAKLEHIQTEDNNDIYDNLKKHYYNLLQEHENNFYKLDEDYDSSSPFAKIILLIVDLLKEGEDSITVNNLMLLKLKLEGLNLNVEDQITLEEFYGYLIETPRMLHLLYQHLSSEDLENLDLFEAPIVKGVEKLFNLDNKERNIYNSLVQELEESGVKYEERYIKLRLLRKYLMNEAFVDINTEVEIFKFTVELLINLNLIWDYSVNEIIEEDIEKISDIEVLNKSEENDDGDQVEDAIDKAISKERIHSVKDNLDNKTEVAKSIKESDAEVAASQLNMKSENINNALNEAPIQKEEVNQVDDIETEASITEDKEANKLDMISERVTKDVNKVSIKEDKGELDNTDKSIRDVERSNTEEHSEVISEKESSDSITESTENNQEDELESNQVEEITEKDEDRKLEENKVDQTRDRRKGQQLILRIRENNFKEAMDLLDNGADVSVSDTKNRTALIYAAKFESVDLVVALIEAGADVNARDNRGKTALFEAISSDNVEIVKLLLDAGVDLNVKYRGHNALEMAVMWQRLEIVELLKQEIDL, from the coding sequence ATGAATGATTTATTAGACTTATTTGGGCTTCCTGACTTAGATGAAGTTGAGGAGGAGAATGGAAATGTTGACTCGGGTGATATTGAGGTTTTAGAGGTAAAGGATCTAATTGATTTATTTAATACAAGCTTTTTAGAAGAGATAAATAGTGAAGAGATTAAAAGCGATATAGAAGATAAGATTAATGATATCAAAAATAATCAAAAAATGATTTCTCGTATTGCGCTAAACAGTACTACAATTTTGACTATTAAAGAAGAGAAATTAAAAAACAATAATTTCTTAGAGCTGTTTTGGAAAAAATCTTTATCTTTGGCAGAACAAGATCTGAACTTGAATCTAGCTAGATATGCAGCTTGTCAATTTTTACAATGTATAGAAGATAAAAATATTTTAACTTGGGAGCTTATTTTAGCATTAATAGCTAAGTTAGAGCATATTCAAACTGAAGATAATAATGATATTTACGATAATTTAAAGAAACATTATTATAACTTATTACAAGAGCATGAGAATAATTTTTATAAGTTAGATGAGGATTATGATTCATCATCACCTTTTGCTAAGATAATCTTATTGATTGTTGATTTATTAAAAGAAGGTGAAGATAGTATAACAGTTAATAATTTGATGTTATTAAAGTTAAAATTAGAGGGGCTAAATTTAAATGTAGAAGATCAAATAACTTTAGAAGAATTTTATGGTTATTTAATCGAAACTCCTAGAATGTTACATCTATTATATCAACATTTATCTTCAGAAGACTTAGAAAATTTAGATTTATTTGAAGCACCTATAGTTAAAGGAGTAGAGAAGTTATTTAATTTGGATAATAAAGAAAGAAATATTTATAATTCTTTAGTACAAGAGTTAGAAGAATCAGGAGTCAAATATGAAGAAAGATATATCAAATTAAGGCTGCTAAGAAAGTATTTAATGAACGAAGCTTTTGTTGATATTAATACTGAAGTTGAAATATTTAAGTTTACAGTAGAATTGCTTATTAATTTAAATTTAATTTGGGATTATTCTGTTAATGAAATAATAGAAGAAGATATAGAAAAGATTTCAGATATTGAAGTGTTAAATAAAAGTGAAGAGAATGATGATGGAGATCAAGTTGAAGATGCAATAGATAAAGCGATTTCAAAAGAAAGAATACATAGTGTTAAAGATAATTTAGATAATAAAACAGAGGTAGCAAAGAGTATTAAAGAATCAGATGCAGAAGTAGCAGCTAGCCAATTAAATATGAAAAGCGAAAATATTAATAATGCCTTAAATGAAGCACCTATTCAAAAGGAAGAAGTTAATCAAGTTGACGATATTGAAACGGAAGCTTCTATAACAGAGGATAAAGAAGCTAATAAATTAGATATGATAAGTGAAAGGGTTACTAAGGACGTAAATAAAGTATCTATCAAAGAAGATAAAGGTGAATTAGATAATACTGATAAAAGTATTAGGGATGTTGAAAGATCAAATACAGAAGAACATTCAGAAGTCATAAGTGAAAAAGAGAGTAGTGATTCAATTACAGAATCTACTGAGAATAATCAAGAGGATGAGTTAGAAAGTAATCAAGTTGAAGAAATTACAGAAAAGGATGAAGATAGGAAGTTAGAAGAGAATAAAGTTGATCAGACAAGAGATAGAAGAAAAGGTCAACAGTTAATTTTAAGGATTCGAGAAAATAACTTTAAAGAGGCAATGGACTTATTAGATAATGGAGCAGATGTTAGTGTAAGTGATACTAAGAATCGTACTGCATTAATTTATGCTGCTAAATTTGAAAGTGTTGATTTAGTTGTTGCTTTAATAGAAGCTGGAGCAGATGTTAATGCTAGAGATAATCGTGGTAAGACTGCATTGTTTGAGGCTATTTCTTCTGATAATGTAGAGATAGTTAAGTTATTATTAGATGCAGGAGTAGATCTAAATGTGAAATACAGAGGTCACAATGCTTTAGAGATGGCCGTGATGTGGCAGCGGTTAGAAATTGTGGAATTATTAAAACAGGAGATAGATTTATAA